From Topomyia yanbarensis strain Yona2022 chromosome 1, ASM3024719v1, whole genome shotgun sequence, one genomic window encodes:
- the LOC131676304 gene encoding uncharacterized protein LOC131676304, which yields MANVIIHAVQRQHAVPNTVYHALYAHYYLGMSKKDIATIYGKSLSTIYSWLRKFENEGVYQRKKRIQIYKKFNAEMRLWLVQLYQEHPLLFLDEAKEKFQKHFQISISVSSVCFILHEAGLSWKTVERRAIQIREAEIVRFMQELLAIPWDIYNLVFLDEVSFDNRDMLRRKGYGVVGQKVIYSGEFCRRPRLSFLCFLGSDGNLDSFWTDGTFNRTKFFDCAREFALRNPKVYQYSGFHSVWIMDGARIHCDANIIRYLRSIGIIPIFLPAYCPFFNPIEIVFGLIKKRLQRTRQENTPIINDVCETINYFNQYSCESLFAHCGYYYGGNFYPEKGLQQDPANIGLHMIPE from the coding sequence ATGGCCAATGTCATCATTCATGCAGTCCAACGACAGCATGCAGTACCAAACACCGTGTATCATGCCCTTTATGCACATTATTATTTGGGAATGAGCAAAAAAGATATTGCTACAATTTACGGCAAGAGCTTGTCCACAATTTATTCGTGGTTAAGAAAGTTCGAAAATGAGGGTGTCTACCAACGGAAAAAGCGGATCCAAATCTACAAGAAGTTCAACGCGGAAATGAGATTATGGTTAGTGCAATTGTACCAGGAGCATCCTTTGCTATTTTTGGACGAAGCTAAGGAGAAGTTTCAGAAGCACTTTCAAATAAGCATAAGTGTTTCCTCGGTTTGTTTCATTCTGCATGAAGCTGGACTCTCGTGGAAGACGGTCGAAAGAAGGGCAATTCAAATACGGGAGGCAGAGATTGTTAGATTCATGCAAGAGCTTCTGGCTATTCCGTGGGACATTTATAATTTGGTGTTCTTGGACGAAGTGAGTTTTGACAACAGGGATATGTTACGCCGTAAGGGATATGGTGTTGTggggcaaaaagttatttacaGTGGTGAATTTTGCCGCAGACCACGTTTATCTTTCTTGTGTTTCTTGGGATCAGACGGAAATTTGGATAGCTTTTGGACGGATGGAACGTTTAACCGCACTAAATTTTTTGACTGCGCTCGCGAGTTCGCACTGCGAAATCCGAAAGTCTATCAATATTCAGGATTCCATTCAGTTTGGATAATGGATGGTGCAAGAATTCActgcgatgctaacattattagATATCTGCGATCAATAGGCATAATACCAATATTCCTTCCGGCGTACTGTCCCTTCTTCAATCCCATAGAAATAGTTTTCGGTCTTATCAAAAAACGCTTGCAACGAACACGACAAGAGAATACACCAATTATAAATGACGTATGCGAAACTATAAACTATTTCAATCAATATTCCTGTGAAAGCCTGTTCGCTCATTGCGGTTACTATTACGGGGGAAATTTCTACCCAGAAAAAGGACTACAACAAGATCCAGCGAATATAGGTTTGCACATGATTCCTGAGTGA